The Geminocystis sp. NIES-3708 genomic sequence TATTGAAAATCCTAAAGTCTATCTTGAAGAAATTTGTAATTTTTTAGGGGTTAGTACTACAAAAAGCTATCTGGAAGATTGTGCCAACATTGTCTATAAATTTCCAAATAAAAGTCGTTACAGTATTGTTTGGACATCAGAATTAATTGAGGAAGTTCAAAATAGAATTAATCATTATTCATTTTTACACGGTTATAACTATAATGATTAAATAAATCAGTAATTTAGATTAAGTCAAAAATCTTCACAAAATTTGCTTAAATGGCATTTTAGCCTAAGAAACAATGAGTATAAAACAAAAAACCATTGAAGGGTTTTTGTGGTCAATCATTCAACATTGGGGCAGTCAAGCAGGTTCATTTATTGTTTTTTTAATTTTAGCCCGTTTACTAACTCCTCAAGATTTTGGATTATTAAGTTTAGCTAATATCTTTTTAGCTTTTATGAATATTTTTCTTAAACAAGGATTTACTTCAGCTTTAATTCAAAGAGAAAAATTAGAATCCGAACACTTAGATACTGCTTTTTGCACTCAATTAATAGTCGGAATATTATTAACTTTTATTAGTTTTTTAATAGCTGAAAATATTGCCACACTTTTTCATCAACCTCGATTAACTTTTATTATTCAATGTTTCTCTTTTTTGTTTATTATTAATTCTTTTGGTCATGTATTTCAAGCAGTTTTAAAAAAAGAGTTACACTTCAAAATTTTAGCAGTTCGATCGTTAATAGCAATTATTATTAGTGGATTTTTAGCGATTATTTTTGCATTTTTAGGTTTCGGAGTTTGGAGTTTAGTAATTCAACAATTCATTTATGAATCTGTGCTGGTTATTATAATGTGGAGAGCGATTAATTGGAGACCAAAATTAAGATTTTCTTATACACATTTTCAAGATCTATTAAATTTTAGTATTTATGTTTTTTTAAATCAATTTTTAATGTTTTTTTACAGAAAGTCAGATAATTTACTTATCGGTTATTTTTTAGGTGAGATTGCTTTAGGATATTATACGATCGCCTATAGAATTTTAGAAATAATGACTCAATTATTAATAGGGGTAATCAATCAAGTAGCTTTTCCTGCTTTTTCAAAAATACAAACAGATATAACTGTTTTTCGGCAAACATTTTTACAAGCAATACGATTTACCAGTTTAATTGCATTTCCCGTATTTTTGGGTTTATTACCCTTAACACCAGAGATAATTATTACTTTATTTGGGGAATAATGAATACCATCAATCTCTGTATTACAAGTATTAATTTTTTTAGAAATATTATCTTCTTTTTCTTCTTGTATGTTTGCAGTATTTTTAGCTTTAGAAAAACCTTATTTACAATTTTATTTGACTTTAATAACTATTATCCTTAGTGTTAGTTTTGCTTGTTTTCTCATCAAATGGGGAATTACTGCCGTTGCTTTCGCTTTTGTTTTCAGTAGTTACTTAATTTTTCCCTTTAGTTTATGGATGTTAACTAAGTTAATGTCTATTTCTCTAAAGCAATATTTACAACAATTTATTACTCCTTTAATAAGTTTTGTTTTGTTATTATGATGTTTACTATTTTATCGGTTAAATACTTTTTTGCTATGTATTTCAACACAATAATTTTATTGATTACCTGTACAATAAATAGTCGCTTCATTAATTTACATGATAAGTATTTTACAAATTAAGGCAATATCGTTTAAACAAAACTAATAAGTAAGTGAGTAACATTAATCGATGCCTTTTATTTTTCTCAAAGCTATGTTAACAAGGGTTTTAAATCGATTAACTCTATACAATTAATTTTGCATAAGTACTTAAATAATTATTGAGTAATAAAACTTACTTAATTTTTCTTAAATAAATTTAAAACTTTTTTAAAATTATTTTTAACTTTATTTATTAATGATAATTTTTCTGGTAATATACTACTCATTTCATTATTATTGAAAGAAAAATTAGATATTAATTCAGATAAGTCTTGCTTATTATTTGTAGCTACAATTCCTTTATAATATCCATTTGCATATTCAATTAGTTCCACACTTTGAAAATATTTGTTAAACATCTCGATCATTATTTCAACTTGAGAAACAAGCATGTTATCATGTCTTTTTCCACTAGGTTCTACCCAAGACCACATAAACGCAGTTGCTAATATTTGACCACCATATACAGGAGCATTGTCTGTAATAATAAAAGGAAATTCTATGTCATTATATTGTGTTCCATTAACTAAATTTTTAAATTCAGCAATGGGAATAAAAAAAATGCCATCATCAGATAACCAATAAGATACATTACTAATAAATTGTTTCATTTCAGATAAAGAATTTACAAATGTATAAGCCCATCACATTGAGGAAATGACATCCCATTCTTTTTCTTTAAAAAGAGTTCTATTTCGGTAATCCCCTTGAATTAATTTAATATCAGATTTTTTTTCTGGCAATTTGCAACATTGAGGGTGATAAATCTAATCCCGTTCTTTCAATATCAGGAGAACAACTGAGAACATAACCAGTTCCACAGGCAACATCTAACCATCTAACATTTTTTTTCTATGATTTAATATTTTGCTGAGTATTTCCAGTTCACATTTAGTTTTTACTTAAGATTCAATATCCGTAAGAAAAGTTTGATTATTTGGGCATAGGCATCGTCATAAGTCTCCAAAATTTGCTTAATTTCCATGGTGTTTTAAAGTAAATAAAACGAGGGATGCGTAGGGCTATATTATTATCAAGTTCGATTGAAGAAAGCTATTTATAGTGTTAATCAGCAAGGGTTGTATGCAAAAAACTCGATTACTCGTATCACTATTTTTAGATATTTATAGTGACATACGCTAATATAAATATTTGTTAAGAAGATTCTCAGTAAATATTGAATTGAGTACGATCACGCAGCGCCACCCTTGGTGATCAAATCCTCGATAACAACATTTTATCGTTGAATAAATTTTGAGAATGTAAAGAAATATCAAGATATATTCATATCTCAGGAAAGTCGATTTTAATAAAAATTATAACCTTTGTATTTTCATTTTTATGTTTAAGTTTAAGTCCCGTTAGAATAGTAATGATTAAATACAGTTTGCTAAAAATTGAAATTTTCGTAGAGCTATTAAAACTTTTGAGTAATTTTTTCTTTTATTTTGTGAGGCGATCGCAAGAAATTTTAAAAGAGAAAATAAGCGTTCAAAAAGTTGATAATCCTCCACAAATAATCAAATTTTTATTAAGGATTTTCCCTATTCCTGGCTATCCAATGAGTTCGACTCTAAATGGTTATTTGGGAACTACTATTAGAAATATACTGAAGAATCGTAGAAAGCCAGAAATTATCAAAGTTGTCAAAGAATATGGAAGCAAGATAAGTAACCCTAAAGTTTCTATAGTTGTTCCTCTCTACGCCAGACTAGACTTTATGAAGTATCAATTAGCTCTATTTGCTGATGATCCCGACTTTCAAGACAATGAGTTGATCTATGTTTTAGACGATCCTCGACTATATAAGGATTTTGTTGATTATTCTGAGGCACAAGCCGCCACCTTCCAAGTACCATTTAAAACAGTCTATTCAGGGGCAAATTTAGGCTTCTCAGGGGCAAACAATCTAGGAGTATCTGTTTCTAGTGGACAGCTAATCCTTCTTATAAATTCAGATGTGATGCCAATAGAATCGGGTTGGGTTTCATCATTAGTCAATATATATAAGAGTCTTAATAATGTAGGAACGATCGGACCTAAATTACTTTATGGAAATGGCAGTATTCAACATGCTGGGATGAAATTTATGAAGTGTGCCCCTTGGGGTGATTTATTGATTAATGACCACCCACATAAAAACCAACCTAATTTTCCTGAGTATGACTCTAAACAACAAAAGTTAACGGCGGTAACAGGTGCTTGTTTGATGGTTTCTAGGCAATTATATGATCAAGTTGGTGGTCTAAATGAAGAATATATTATTAATGATTATGAAGATTCTGATTTTTGCTTAAAACTTCATACTCAAGGATTTGATAATTATTACATACCTGAGATAGAACTATTTCATTTAGAAAGACAATCTGTGTCACTCTACCATAAAAACGAAGAACTATGGCAAATCAATCGGACAAAATATAATTGTTGGCTTTTTAATCAAGAGTGGGGGAAATATATTAATGAGAAAAATCTTTAACGACAAATTTGAGTAATGAATAATATGCCAGATAGACTAAAAATTTTAATTATCTCTCACGGACATCCCGAACTAATCAAAGGAGATGGAGAAATTGCCGCTTATAATCTTTTTAAAGAACTGCGTAGTCGTGATAATTGTGATGTTGTTTTTTTAGCTTATAGACAAGGTGAACCTATTTACTCTTCTACCCCTTTTGAAACTCTTAAATCTGATGGCTCAGAAGTGCTAATAACTGGAGGAAATTTTGATTATTTTATCCTATCTCAGTTAAATACTCGATTGACTTGTTATGAGTTTCGCAGTTTTTTGGAATCTTTTGCACCTAATGTTGTCCACTTTTATCACTATATACATCTTGGACTTGAAGCGATTAGAGAAGTACATAAATATGCAAAAAATATCCCGATTATTGTGACACTTAATGACTATTGGGCAATCTGTAATCATAATGGGAAAATGGTGAAAACATCTGACTACAAGTTATGTTCAGATCCTAATCCTATTGACTGTCATAAATGCTTTCCTCATAAAACTCCTGAAGATTTTCAACTTAGAAAAATGTATATCAAATCATTTTTTAACTTAGTAGATGTGTTCATTGCACCCAGTCAGTTTTTGTTGGAAAGATATTTAAATTGGGGAATAGCAAGAGAAAAAATAATATATATCGAGCATGGACAACTTACAGTTACTCCAGTTCCACCAAGAAAGCTATTAGATCAGCAGAGAAACCACTTTGCTTACTTTGGACAACTCAATATTTTTAAGGGAATTTTTATATTATTAGAATCCATAGAAAAGTTGACTAAAGAAACACGAAAAAATATCTCTTTAGATATTTATGGAGCTAATTTAGAATTACAGCCAAAGTCTTTCCAGAACAGGTTTTCGGAACTCCTCAATAAAACTAAAGACTGTGTCCGCTACATAGTATATGGTCAATCAGCAGAATTAGCTCAATTAATATCTAACGTAGATTGGGTAATTGTTCCATCGATTTGGTGGGAAGTTGCTCCTTTAGTTATAGAAGATGCTTTTATGCACAAACGTCCAGTAATTTGTAGTAATATTGACAACATGAATCAAAAAGTACAACATGAAAAGTCAGGGTTACATTTTAAGGTTGGTGATCCCATTGATTTAGCTAATTGTATCACCAGAGCGGTAAACGAAGAAGGACTATGGGAAAAGTTATCTACTGGAATATCAGAACGTTTAACTATTCAAGAAGTAGCCGATAAAACTCAAAAGCTCTATGTTGAAGAACTTAAAAAGCATCTATAACGAATAGTTACAGCAATTTGATATAAATAAACTATAAAATGTTTGTCACATCTTTAGAGAGATCGCAAAATATTTTTCTTTAAAGTTCTTTGACAAGATCAACGACTGGCTTACCTTCATCAACATTATCCCGAACTCAAGTTAAATACTGAAATGATAAAAAAAACAGAATTACAGTTGGAGTATTCCGCCATCGAAAGTGCTATAAATCGAGCTATTGATTTTTTTTGGTCTAACCAACTTCCCGATGGAGAATTTAAGGTACACATAACACAAGAAAGCGATTCAGAGAAAACCTCTTTTTTTGATAGCTGTACCTTCGGCACTGCACTTATTCTTTATAATCTTTCTTTTCGAGAAAATTTTAAAATTGAAGGGATAAGAGAAAAAGCCTTAAACTTTCTCAATACCAATATGGATCAACCCGGACTCTGGCGCTACTTCTCTACAAAAACAAAGTTTCGTCACACTTGTCCCCCTGATGTAGATGATACGTGCTGTGTTGCTTTTATTTTTAAAAAATACAAAATAACTCTGAATAATAAAGACCTAATTTTGGCGAATCGCAATCAAAATGGTTTATTTTATACTTGGATTATACCTCGCTTTTCGATGTTATTTACTCATCCCCAATTCTGGTTGAATTCTTTGTTATCAATTCCATCTTACTCAACGTTTTGGCGATTTTCTGAATGTCGTCCGAATGATCTTGATTGTGGAATTAATGCTAATGTTGTTCTTTATTTAGGAGAGATTGAGGAAACCAAAAAAGTTATAGATTATTTAATTGATGTAACTCTTAAAGGAAAGGAGACAGAATTTGATAAATGGTATTTAAGCAGTTTTCCTCATTACTATTTTCTTTCTCGTGCTTATTTTAATGGGGTTAAAAGATTAGGCGTTTTAAAAGAAACGATCGTCTCAAATTTAGAACAAAAGTTTGAGCAAGAAGGCTATAATAATCCTCTTGATACAGCATTAGCCGCCTGTACTTTTCTCAACTTTGGGCTGATAACACCTACTTTACAAGAAACCATTGCCTTTTTGTTAGCAAACCAAAAAAATGATGGAAGTTGGGTTAGTAGCCCTTTTTACTTTATAGGTCCAACACGCACAAAAAGCTTTGGATCATTGGAGTTAACCACAGGGGTCTGTGTTGAAGCATTGATAAGATACCAACAGGCTATATGTTCCTCAAATATTTCCCAAACTTAATGATCAATAAGTTTATTATTCAAGTACAGAACTTAGTTACTCTCATTAGAGCAAAGGATTGGTGGGTATGCAAAATAGCACCAATATTTGGAACCGCTTATGCCACTGCCACCATTTTAAATGTCTCTTTGTTCTCCCTTTGGTCTTCTTTGATATTCCTTCTAATTGCCGTAATTTTGGATGCAAGTTTCGCCAGCATAATTAACAATATTTGCGATCGAGAGGAAGATCAACTGAGTGGAAAAGTTAATTACATGGTTGGCAGATCTTCACTTTTTATTGCCTTAATTTTAACAGCTACTATTTTACTAGGGATAGTGGTGTCAATATTAATGATACCAACACCTTTAATTTTAGGGGTTTATGTGAGCAACTGGCTAGTTTTTGTCACTTACTCAATACCACCAATCCGCCTTAAACAACGTGGTTTTTGGGGAATCTTGGCAATAGCATTGGGCGAAAGTTTCCTCCCACACTTGTTTACCGCATTATTGATAGTGAATAATGTACACAAGGGTTTACCAGTCATGTGGCTCATTCTTGTTAGTGTTTGGTCTTTTGCAACTGGATTAAGAAGTATTTTGTGGCATCAAATGGATGATCTTCAGAATGATCTTCGTGCTGGAATTAACACTTTTGCTGTAAACAGATCTACTCAAACTTTACAAAGACTAGGAAAATGGATTGTCTTTCCAGTGGAGATTACAGCCCTAATGGGAATGTTGTTTCTTTTTCATAATACCTTAGTTTGGATTTTACTATTGATTTATTTAATAACAGAATATCTCAGACATTATTTTTGGAAGATGGAGATCATTATTGTTGTGCCTTCTTCTGATAACCGTTTTGCTTTATTTGAATATTATGAGATATTTTACCCATTAGGATTTATATATTTAGCCATATCTCAAGACCCAATCAATTTAATTTTTTTAGGACTTTTTACCATATTTTATTCAAATCGTCTATGGTGGTGGCTCAGAGATATTTATTCTCTGTTAGTATGGGATATTCCAAAATATTTTCATAAAGTAGAAAATTGACCTGCTATCTTTTACTTGTTTTTAAACTTTTCTAATAATGAAACAACAGCCAGAATTAAGATTTGATAATTCCCTACTCGAAACTACCATCGATCGAGCTATTGATTTTCTTTACTCTAACCAACTTCCCCATGGTGAATTTGCAACCTATGTTACAGAAAGAAAAGTTAGAGGAATAACTTGCAATTTTGACAGTTGTAACTTCTCGACTGCATTAATTATTTATGCGCTTTCTTTTCTTCGAGAAACTCCTAAAATCGAAAAGATGAGATTAGAAGGACTAAACTTTCTATTGAGCAATATGCTACGCCCCGGAATATGGTACTATTATTCATCCGTAAATCCGTTTTTACATACTCTTTTTTTACCCCCCGACATAGATACTACTTCCTGTATATCATTCGTTTTAAAAAAGTATGGTATTGTCGTCAATAATAAGAAATTGCTTTTAGCCAATCGGAATCAAGATGGTTTGATTTCTACTTTGATCGCACCTCGTTTTTCTATGTTGTTTACTCATACTGGATATTGGTTGAAGTATCGATTAACAACTCCACCTTATTCCCAATGGTGGAAAAAATTTCCACCTGTATCGAATGAAGTGGATCTTGGAGCAAGTGCTAATCTTGTTCTTTATTTAGGAGAAATTGAGGAAACTAACAAAGTTATAGATTATTTAATTGATGTAACTCTTAAAGGAAAGGAGATAGAATCTGATAAACGGTATTTAAGTATTTTTACTCATTACTATTTTCTTTCTCGTGCTTATTTTAATGGTGTTAAACGACTAGAAGTTTTGGAAGAAACGATCATCTCAAATTCAGAACAAAAGTTTGAGCAAGAAGGCTTTGACAATTCTCTTGATACAGCATTAGTCGCTTGTACATTTCTTAATTTCGGGCAGATAACACCCACTTTAGAAAAAGCTATTGGCTTTTTGTTAGCAAATCAAGGAAATGATGGAAGTTGGGCTATTAGTCCTTTTTACTTTGATAGTCCAAAACGTATTTCTTGGTATGGATCCGCAGAGTTAACGACTGGAATCTGTATTGAAGCACTGGTAAGATACCAACAAGCTATATGTTTTTCTGGATTGGGGGAAGACTAGATACGAGCGAAATCTGACATTTATATCAAAAAAACATGACATTTAGTAAAAAAGCCTACTATAGCTTGGTTTCAGAATAGCTATTTTTGTCATAAAGAACCCAGTTGAAACTGATTATATCTACTCATCACCTGATGTCTGAGGAATAGACGGGGTTTTCGCCGTTGATCGAGACTTTACACCCAAAAGACGAATGCAAGCCGAAATAATGTGGATCAGAAGTGGTGGCATTTTAGCTGTATTTGAACCAATGTGTTCCTCCTCCAGATTATTAGACCAACTTACCCTAGTTTCGGGACTGGTTTCCGAAGTGTTAGGGGTTGTGTTGGGAAAAGACGTGTTTTGGCGGATTTCTTTCTCTTTCTCAATGAGTTTCTGAAACTCTGCCTCAGAAATATCAGGGGTATCGGGATAAAGTTCACGGCGAATTTGCTCAGAATTCTGCATTCGTTCCTCGAACTCCTCCAAAGTGTAGTCGTGATTATTATTAGGGATAATTTCCAGCAATTTTAGATCACTTGGTCTCGGTAATGCTTTATCAAAGAGGGTTTCGGTTAAAAATTTATCGGTTGCCTCATACAGTTCAAATTGCTGGGGAGACTTGGGATCAAAATGCACATGAATGGGAGTTACTTCTTTTGGGATACAAATACAGTGAATAGCATATCGTGGGTAGTCAGTCATGTTATTGGGCGACCAATGAAGCATAGTATCTTCAAAAATTACCGCCTCTCCGGCCTTAGAAGGTAACGGAATCGAGTATTTCTCTCGAATAACTTGGGTATAATCCTGAAAAAAGGAAGCGTAGCTATGGGTAGGATGAACGATTTTTGGAAAGAGTTTGTGGCTTCCTAGAACAGCATGAAATGTGCCATTAGAAACACTTGTATCCGTTAAAGGACACCAAATATCCATCATCCAATATTTCTCTTCATCAATGTTTATCTGGTGATGATAATAAATGTCAATCCATCCGCCTTTTGGAGCTTTAATAAATAATCCACAACTAATGATACGGTAGTTGTCAAAAAGTTGCTCAACGTGAGGGAATAGAACTTCCTGTACAATCCTGGAACCAAATATGCGTAGATTTTGAGTATTTACCGAATGATAACTGGAAAAGATGTTGGGGTATGAAGAAACATCTCCAGTGGGCAAAAAGTCACTTTCAGGAAAGACTTTACGAACCTGATCCTACAAATATTGAATTTCGGATTCTGATAAAATTTGTTGTTGAATATAGCCTCTTTTTATCAATAAGCTATTTTGAGTTTTATTATGAAGTATGTTTCGCATGGTGATGACTCATGAGTTAGGATTTGTGTTGGGAAAGTAAATTTTCGGAAGGATTTCGTCATAGGTTTCCAAAATTTCCTCAATTTTTATATTGTTTTCAGTAAATGATTAGAATTTTCACGATTGTAGCCTAAATTTCATTAAATATATAAGTTAATGTATATTTTTTAAGATTTTATTTGGAATATCCCATCTTAGTAAAAAGAAAAAATCACGAAGCCACCACCAAACTCGCTATCGAAATCAGAGATGTTTCTAAAATCGTTGCAGTAGCATAAGCAGTGCCTAAAATTGATGCTAACTTATAAATCCATCAGTCATTAACTCGGATAAGAACAAGACTTTTTTAAAATTTAATTAATCTATTAGTCAAAAGGTTAATCGTAATTTTCAACGTTGAAATAGTTTAGAAATCCAAGGGATTAAGGAACTAGAATTATTTGCTTTTTTTTCTTCAAAAATTTCCATCTGATTCTCAAAGATCTTTTTTCCATATTCATAAACTCCCATATCATATTTATTTATTTCCCTAATTTTATTAGCTAATTCAGGAGAAATATTATTAGACGTTTTCACTTTATATTGTTTTGGAGTGACATTAAGTTGAGGATAAATTTTAGGAGGTTTAATGTTGAGAAAATCACAAATTAAATCACAGGAATCATTAAATCTTTCTGTTATACCTACTATAGCCATTTGATCTAATCTTTCTTTTGCCTTTGCTACAATCATGTCCATATCTTTTTCTTGTTGAGTCAACACATCCGGGAATTTTAAAGGAGCATTACGGACATTATCCAAATTTAATTCACATCCTAGATAACGAGATTGAAGGTTTGATAAATGCATATTCAATATTGGATTTTCCACAATTTCTTCTAGGGAACTATTTTCAAGTAGATTTTTTAAATTAAGCTCTTCATCCGAGAGGTGTTCATAAAATACCTTATGTTCATATAATAATTTTTTACTAAAATAAATATGTGAAATTAACTGATCCAAAGGATCTCGTAACATGGTAATTGTGGTAATAGGTTTATTAAGCAAACTAAAGAGTAAAGTACCAAAATGTCCATGAAAACATTGATAAGAATTAATTTCTTCTTGACTAAATGTTAATAAGTCTTTAATTTCATCAGCTTTTAACCATTTTCCCTTACGATAGTGGGTTTCCAGAAAAGTTGATAAAGATGTCCCCGCCGTTTTAGGTATATGCAAAAAATAGAATGGGTTTGATACGTTTTTCATATTTGAGTTTTTAACTCCATTTTGCTGATATATATATGCTTGTTTTTAAGGCTTGAGATAATTGTAAAACTGAGTTTTGATAATTTTTGACTTCCATGATGAATGGTAAATCTTCTAATCCTTTAACCGTTAATGTTGCTTTGGAATCAATATCTTTAATCGCTGTGATAATCTCATACTTCCCCGGCATTAAGGGTAGTTCTTCAACGACACAAGAAAATTTATTAATTCCTATCTCCAGTGAGTAAAGACGATCGCCTTCACCGCTCTGCATAACTGCTAAATGATTTGAGTTACCGAAACTGATGAGAATAAAAGGGGCTACCGATGGTTTTTTAATGGGAGAATCACAAATTAACTCAAATAGAACTTTTCCGCCTGACTGTATCTGTTCTGTATTTAAAGGTGTAATCTTCAAATCCAAGATTTTGACTAAACCATATTCTTCTTTTGTTTCGGTCAATAGTTGCTTTGTTTCCTCGCAAAAAAGAGGTTCTAACATTGATTCCCTTTGTGTTTTTATCTGCATTAATTCATAATAATCAGACATAGCTTTTTCTGTCGATTCTTGACTAATAATTTGTCCTTGATCTAAGATTAAACAACGATGACAAAGAGATTGAATTTGATACAGATGATGAGAAACTAAGATAATGCTTCCCCCCGAATCAAGATAATTTCTTAGAAAAGAAGCAAATTTTTCCTGAAATCTCATATCACCGACTCCAAGAG encodes the following:
- a CDS encoding lipopolysaccharide biosynthesis protein, which encodes MSIKQKTIEGFLWSIIQHWGSQAGSFIVFLILARLLTPQDFGLLSLANIFLAFMNIFLKQGFTSALIQREKLESEHLDTAFCTQLIVGILLTFISFLIAENIATLFHQPRLTFIIQCFSFLFIINSFGHVFQAVLKKELHFKILAVRSLIAIIISGFLAIIFAFLGFGVWSLVIQQFIYESVLVIIMWRAINWRPKLRFSYTHFQDLLNFSIYVFLNQFLMFFYRKSDNLLIGYFLGEIALGYYTIAYRILEIMTQLLIGVINQVAFPAFSKIQTDITVFRQTFLQAIRFTSLIAFPVFLGLLPLTPEIIITLFGE
- a CDS encoding glycosyltransferase family 2 protein → MIKYSLLKIEIFVELLKLLSNFFFYFVRRSQEILKEKISVQKVDNPPQIIKFLLRIFPIPGYPMSSTLNGYLGTTIRNILKNRRKPEIIKVVKEYGSKISNPKVSIVVPLYARLDFMKYQLALFADDPDFQDNELIYVLDDPRLYKDFVDYSEAQAATFQVPFKTVYSGANLGFSGANNLGVSVSSGQLILLINSDVMPIESGWVSSLVNIYKSLNNVGTIGPKLLYGNGSIQHAGMKFMKCAPWGDLLINDHPHKNQPNFPEYDSKQQKLTAVTGACLMVSRQLYDQVGGLNEEYIINDYEDSDFCLKLHTQGFDNYYIPEIELFHLERQSVSLYHKNEELWQINRTKYNCWLFNQEWGKYINEKNL
- a CDS encoding glycosyltransferase family 4 protein codes for the protein MPDRLKILIISHGHPELIKGDGEIAAYNLFKELRSRDNCDVVFLAYRQGEPIYSSTPFETLKSDGSEVLITGGNFDYFILSQLNTRLTCYEFRSFLESFAPNVVHFYHYIHLGLEAIREVHKYAKNIPIIVTLNDYWAICNHNGKMVKTSDYKLCSDPNPIDCHKCFPHKTPEDFQLRKMYIKSFFNLVDVFIAPSQFLLERYLNWGIAREKIIYIEHGQLTVTPVPPRKLLDQQRNHFAYFGQLNIFKGIFILLESIEKLTKETRKNISLDIYGANLELQPKSFQNRFSELLNKTKDCVRYIVYGQSAELAQLISNVDWVIVPSIWWEVAPLVIEDAFMHKRPVICSNIDNMNQKVQHEKSGLHFKVGDPIDLANCITRAVNEEGLWEKLSTGISERLTIQEVADKTQKLYVEELKKHL
- a CDS encoding UbiA family prenyltransferase — translated: MINKFIIQVQNLVTLIRAKDWWVCKIAPIFGTAYATATILNVSLFSLWSSLIFLLIAVILDASFASIINNICDREEDQLSGKVNYMVGRSSLFIALILTATILLGIVVSILMIPTPLILGVYVSNWLVFVTYSIPPIRLKQRGFWGILAIALGESFLPHLFTALLIVNNVHKGLPVMWLILVSVWSFATGLRSILWHQMDDLQNDLRAGINTFAVNRSTQTLQRLGKWIVFPVEITALMGMLFLFHNTLVWILLLIYLITEYLRHYFWKMEIIIVVPSSDNRFALFEYYEIFYPLGFIYLAISQDPINLIFLGLFTIFYSNRLWWWLRDIYSLLVWDIPKYFHKVEN
- a CDS encoding phytanoyl-CoA dioxygenase family protein, with the translated sequence MPTGDVSSYPNIFSSYHSVNTQNLRIFGSRIVQEVLFPHVEQLFDNYRIISCGLFIKAPKGGWIDIYYHHQINIDEEKYWMMDIWCPLTDTSVSNGTFHAVLGSHKLFPKIVHPTHSYASFFQDYTQVIREKYSIPLPSKAGEAVIFEDTMLHWSPNNMTDYPRYAIHCICIPKEVTPIHVHFDPKSPQQFELYEATDKFLTETLFDKALPRPSDLKLLEIIPNNNHDYTLEEFEERMQNSEQIRRELYPDTPDISEAEFQKLIEKEKEIRQNTSFPNTTPNTSETSPETRVSWSNNLEEEHIGSNTAKMPPLLIHIISACIRLLGVKSRSTAKTPSIPQTSGDE
- a CDS encoding sulfotransferase family 2 domain-containing protein, translated to MKNVSNPFYFLHIPKTAGTSLSTFLETHYRKGKWLKADEIKDLLTFSQEEINSYQCFHGHFGTLLFSLLNKPITTITMLRDPLDQLISHIYFSKKLLYEHKVFYEHLSDEELNLKNLLENSSLEEIVENPILNMHLSNLQSRYLGCELNLDNVRNAPLKFPDVLTQQEKDMDMIVAKAKERLDQMAIVGITERFNDSCDLICDFLNIKPPKIYPQLNVTPKQYKVKTSNNISPELANKIREINKYDMGVYEYGKKIFENQMEIFEEKKANNSSSLIPWISKLFQR
- a CDS encoding ABC transporter ATP-binding protein — protein: MGDLLLETQNLSKRFCREPKLAFRYTLTDIFGEFRCLPEASKKLRKGEFWCLKNINFKLNRGEALGLIGHNGSGKSTLINLLMGIIRPTEGEIRWYTDNIVTIDQQSGLNPLQTGRENIYNKLSLHGLSTRKIVKEIDGIIQYSGISDFIDAPLGTYSAGMRLRLVFSIYTRLRPDVFIIDEALGVGDMRFQEKFASFLRNYLDSGGSIILVSHHLYQIQSLCHRCLILDQGQIISQESTEKAMSDYYELMQIKTQRESMLEPLFCEETKQLLTETKEEYGLVKILDLKITPLNTEQIQSGGKVLFELICDSPIKKPSVAPFILISFGNSNHLAVMQSGEGDRLYSLEIGINKFSCVVEELPLMPGKYEIITAIKDIDSKATLTVKGLEDLPFIMEVKNYQNSVLQLSQALKTSIYISAKWS